One window from the genome of Musa acuminata AAA Group cultivar baxijiao chromosome BXJ1-4, Cavendish_Baxijiao_AAA, whole genome shotgun sequence encodes:
- the LOC135645438 gene encoding basic leucine zipper 19-like has protein sequence MSNNWPYFAHHHDHSSALAPHQLPPAVGPGGAAAPTSWADEFLEFAAARRGHRRRSANDSVSFLGAPLADECPGFDRLDDDQLLSMFSDEVPPPSSSSAGVPVSSTSTPLDHGSIHEGKPAAGPEEAQSVCKTDADASALAPPAAGSEPILDPKRVKRILANRQSAQRSRVRKLQYISELERSVTTLQNEVSALSPRVAFLDHQRSILAMDNSHLKQRIAVLAQDKIFKDAHQEALKKEVERLKQVYHQQNVDEMAASTSEPVGLAEKELID, from the exons ATGTCCAACAACTGGCCGTACTTTGCCCATCACCACGACCATTCCTCCGCGTTGGCCCCTCACCAGCTGCCCCCGGCCGTTGGCCCGGGGGGCGCCGCCGCGCCCACCTCCTGGGCCGACGAGTTCCTCGAATTCGCCGCCGCCAGGCGTGGCCACCGCCGCCGCTCCGCCAACGACTCCGTCTCCTTCCTCGGGGCCCCGCTCGCCGACGAGTGTCCCGGCTTCGATCGCCTCGACGACGACCAGCTCCTGTCCATGTTCTCCGACGAGGTGCCGCCGCCGTCTTCCTCCTCCGCCGGCGTCCCCGTGTCGTCCACGTCGACGCCGTTGGACCACGGCAGCATCCACGAGGGCAAGCCGGCGGCTGGCCCTGAGGAGGCGCAGAGCGTGTGCAAGACGGATGCGGATGCATCGGCCCTGGCGCCGCCGGCCGCGGGATCCGAGCCAATCTTAGACCCCAAGAGAGTGAAGAG GATCTTGGCGAACAGGCAGTCGGCGCAGAGGTCCCGAGTGCGCAAGCTCCAGTACATCTCGGAGCTGGAGCGCAGCGTGACCACACTGCAG AACGAAGTGTCGGCGTTGTCTCCGCGCGTGGCTTTCCTGGATCACCAGCGCTCCATTCTCGCGATGGACAACAGCCATCTCAAGCAGCGGATCGCAGTACTGGCGCAGGACAAGATCTTCAAGGACG CACATCAAGAGGCGTTGAAGAAAGAGGTTGAGAGACTAAAGCAAGTCTATCACCAGCAAAATGTAGATGAAATGGCTGCGTCCACTTCCGAACCTGTTGGGCTCGCAGAGAAGGAATTGATAGACTGA